The Phocoena sinus isolate mPhoSin1 chromosome 17, mPhoSin1.pri, whole genome shotgun sequence genome contains a region encoding:
- the TMEM67 gene encoding meckelin isoform X2: MVTGGRGTVVTMAAWSTLNAAGVTLFLLLVLLRVSQAQTFFFPFRQPETCSHNQYFDISALSCVACGANQRQDARGTVCVCLPGFQMISNNGGPDIICKKCPENMKGVTGDGWNCISCPDGLTAEGKCHCPTGHILVERDVNGTLLSQATCKLCEESENSFTIANALGNRCVQCEPTFINTSRSCVCSEPNILTGGLCFSSTGNFPPRMISAARYGDLGMSFTSEWFAEYLQSSAAACWVYANLTSCQALGNMCVMNMNSYDSTTFDACRLFQFIFENTAGLGTVHSVSFWRQNLPWLFYGDQLGLAPQVLSTTPLPTNFSFKGENQNTKLKFVAASYDVKGNFLKWQTLEGGVLQLCPDTETRLNAAYSFGTTYQQNCEIPISKILTDFPMPTFYDVYLEYTDENQHQYIWAVPVLNLNLQHNKIFVNQDSSSGKWLLTRRIFLVDALSGRENDLGSQPRLIRVATQISLSIRLVPNTKNGNIYPPLITIAYSDIDIKDPNSQSVKVSFSVAYEMDQGEAHVQTDIALGVLGGLAVLLSLLKTAGWKRRIGSPMIDLQTVMKFLVYYAGDLANVFFIITVGTGLYWLIFFKAQKSVSVLLPMPAQEERFVTYVGCAFALKALQFLHKLISQITVDIFFIDWERPKGKVLKAVEGEGGVRSATVPVSIWRTYFVANEWNEIQTVRKINPLFQVVGFKNLALMDSSSSLSRSPPSYIAPYSRILRYAVSTALWLVIGIIQIVFFAVFYERFVEDKIRQFVDLCCMSNISVFLLSHRCFGYYIHGRSVHGHADTNMEEMNMNLKREAENLCSQRGLIPNTDGQTFQIAISSQMRQQYDRIHETLTRKNGPARLLSSSGSTFEQSIKAYHTMNKFLGSFIDHVHKEMDYFIKDKLLLERILGMEFMEPMEKSIFYNDESYSFSSVLYYGNEATLLIYDLMFFCVVDLACQNFILASFLTYLQQEIFRFIRNTVGQKNLASKTLVDQRFLI, translated from the exons ATGGTGACGGGCGGACGCGGGACCGTGGTGACAATGGCGGCTTGGTCCACCTTAAACGCTGCGGGTGTGACTCTGTTCCTCTTGTTGGTCCTTCTTCGCGTCTCACAGGCTCAGaccttcttcttccctttccgGCAGCCGGAGACATGCAGCCACAACCAGTACTTCGATATCTCCGCGCTCTCCTGTGTCGCGTGTGGAGCCAATCAGAGGCAGGATGCTCGAG gaactgtatgtgtgtgtctacCAGGATTTCAGATGATCTCTAATAATGGAGGACCTGATATTATTTGTAAAAAGTGCCCAGAAAACATG aaagGTGTTACTGGAGATGGCTGGAACTGTATTTCTTGCCCTGATGGTTTAACTGCAGAAGGAAAATGCCACTGTCCCACTGGCCATATTTTAG TGGAAAGAGATGTTAATGGAACGTTGTTGTCTCAAGCAActtgtaagctctgtgaggaaaGTGAAAACTCTTTTACAATAGCAAATGCTTTAGGAAACAG GTGTGTCCAATGTGAACCAACATTCATTAATACCAGCAGGTCCTGTGTGTGTTCAGAACCTAACATTTTA ACAGGAGGATTATGTTTCAGCAGCACAGGGAATTTCCCTCCACGTATGATTTCAGCTGCACGTTATGGAGATCTT GGCATGTCTTTCACTTCAGAATGGTTTGCAGAGTATTTGCAATCATCAGCAGCTGCTTGTTGG GTGTATGCCAATCTAACATCTTGCCAAGCTCTTGGAAATATGTGTGTGATGAATATGAATTCTTATGACTCTACCACTTTTGATGCATGTCGACTGTTTCAGTTTATCTTTGAAAATACTGCTGGACTGGGCACTGttcattctgtttcattttg GAGACAGAATCTTCCATGGCTGTTCTATGGAGACCAGCTAGGATTAGCACCTCAAGTACTCAGTACTACACCTCTTCCTACAAATTTCAGTTTTAAAGGGGAAAACCAG aATACAAAACTTAAGTTTGTTGCTGCTTCTTATGATGTAAAAGGAAATTTTCTCAAGTGGCAAACTTTAGAAGGAGGTGTTTTACAG CTTTGTCCAGACACAGAGACAAGATTAAATGCTGCTTATTCCTTTGGAACAACCTATCAGCAGAAT tgtGAGATTCCTATCTCTAAGATCTTAACTGACTTCCCCATGCCTACATTTTATGATGTGTACCTTGAATATACTGATGAAAATCAACACCAGTATATTTGGGCTGTGCCTGTGTTAAACTTAAATCTTCAgcacaataaaatatttgtgaaccaAG aCAGTAGCTCTGGCAAGTGGCTTCTGACTCGGCGCATTTTCTTAGTGGATGCACTAAGTGGAAGAGAAAATGACTTAGGAAGTCAGCCAAGATTAATTCGAGTTGCTACCCAAATATCACTGAG tatCCGCCTTGTACCCAacacaaaaaatggaaatatctaCCCTCCCTTAATTACCATTGCCTACAGTGACATTGATATCAAAGATCCCAACAGCCAGTCTGTGAAG gTTTCTTTCTCGGTCGCATATGAAATGGATCAAGGAGAAGCACATGTCCAGACAGAT attgctttgggtgtgtTGGGTGGACTAGCTGTTTTATTGTCTCTTTTGAAGACAGCAGGTTGGAAGAGACGCATTGGGAGTCCCATGATCGATTTACAG ACAGTTATGAAATTCTTGGTTTACTATGCTGGTGATCTGGCCAATGTTTTCTTTATCATCACTGTGGGAACAGGTCTTTACTGGCTTATTTTCTTCAAA GCACAgaagtctgtctctgttttgctACCAATGCCGGCTCAGGAAGAACGTTTTGTTACTTACGTGGGATGTGCCTTTGCTCTGAAG GCTCTGCAATTTTTGCATAAGCTCATCTCCCAGATTACCGTAGACATATTCTTTATTGATTGGGAGCGACCTAAAGGAAAGGTTCTTAAAGCTGTTGAAG GTGAGGGTGGTGTTCGGAGTGCTACCGTTCCAGTAAGCATATGGAGAACGTATTTTGTGGCAAATGAATGGAATGAAATTCAGACTGTGAGAAAAATTAACCCACTCTTTCAA gTTGTGGGATTCAAGAACTTAGCATTAATGGACTCATCTTCTAGTCTTTCCAGAAGCCCACCTAGCTACATAGCTCCTTATAGCCGCATTTTGAGATATGCGGTGTCTACCGCTCTTTGGCTAGTCATTGGAATTATACAG ATTGTGTTCTTTGCTGTCTTTTATGAGAGATTTGTAGAAGATAAAATTCGACAGTTTGTTGATTTGTGCTGTATGAGCAAT ATATCAGTGTTTCTGTTATCCCACAGATGTTTTGGTTATTACATTCATGGCAGATCAGTACATGGGCATGCTGATACTAATATGGAAGAAATGAATATGAATCTTAAAAGAGAAGCG gAAAATTTGTGTAGCCAAAGAGGTTTGATACCCAATACAGATGGTCAAACTTTTCAAATTGCTATTTCTAGCCAAATGAGACAACAGTATGACAGAATCCATGAGACACTAACAAGG AAAAATGGCCCTGCTAGACTATTGAGTTCATCAGGAAGTACTTTTGAGCAGAGTATAAAAGCATATCATACTATGAATAAATTTCTTGGCTCTTTCATCGATCAT GTTCATAAGGAAATGGACtactttataaaagataaattgCTTCTTGAAAGAATTCTTGGAATGGAATTCATGGAACCAATGGAAAAAAGCATCTTTTACAATG
- the TMEM67 gene encoding meckelin isoform X1 yields the protein MVTGGRGTVVTMAAWSTLNAAGVTLFLLLVLLRVSQAQTFFFPFRQPETCSHNQYFDISALSCVACGANQRQDARGTVCVCLPGFQMISNNGGPDIICKKCPENMKGVTGDGWNCISCPDGLTAEGKCHCPTGHILVERDVNGTLLSQATCKLCEESENSFTIANALGNRCVQCEPTFINTSRSCVCSEPNILTGGLCFSSTGNFPPRMISAARYGDLGMSFTSEWFAEYLQSSAAACWVYANLTSCQALGNMCVMNMNSYDSTTFDACRLFQFIFENTAGLGTVHSVSFWRQNLPWLFYGDQLGLAPQVLSTTPLPTNFSFKGENQNTKLKFVAASYDVKGNFLKWQTLEGGVLQLCPDTETRLNAAYSFGTTYQQNCEIPISKILTDFPMPTFYDVYLEYTDENQHQYIWAVPVLNLNLQHNKIFVNQDSSSGKWLLTRRIFLVDALSGRENDLGSQPRLIRVATQISLSIRLVPNTKNGNIYPPLITIAYSDIDIKDPNSQSVKVSFSVAYEMDQGEAHVQTDIALGVLGGLAVLLSLLKTAGWKRRIGSPMIDLQTVMKFLVYYAGDLANVFFIITVGTGLYWLIFFKAQKSVSVLLPMPAQEERFVTYVGCAFALKALQFLHKLISQITVDIFFIDWERPKGKVLKAVEGEGGVRSATVPVSIWRTYFVANEWNEIQTVRKINPLFQVLTVLFLLEVVGFKNLALMDSSSSLSRSPPSYIAPYSRILRYAVSTALWLVIGIIQIVFFAVFYERFVEDKIRQFVDLCCMSNISVFLLSHRCFGYYIHGRSVHGHADTNMEEMNMNLKREAENLCSQRGLIPNTDGQTFQIAISSQMRQQYDRIHETLTRKNGPARLLSSSGSTFEQSIKAYHTMNKFLGSFIDHVHKEMDYFIKDKLLLERILGMEFMEPMEKSIFYNDESYSFSSVLYYGNEATLLIYDLMFFCVVDLACQNFILASFLTYLQQEIFRFIRNTVGQKNLASKTLVDQRFLI from the exons ATGGTGACGGGCGGACGCGGGACCGTGGTGACAATGGCGGCTTGGTCCACCTTAAACGCTGCGGGTGTGACTCTGTTCCTCTTGTTGGTCCTTCTTCGCGTCTCACAGGCTCAGaccttcttcttccctttccgGCAGCCGGAGACATGCAGCCACAACCAGTACTTCGATATCTCCGCGCTCTCCTGTGTCGCGTGTGGAGCCAATCAGAGGCAGGATGCTCGAG gaactgtatgtgtgtgtctacCAGGATTTCAGATGATCTCTAATAATGGAGGACCTGATATTATTTGTAAAAAGTGCCCAGAAAACATG aaagGTGTTACTGGAGATGGCTGGAACTGTATTTCTTGCCCTGATGGTTTAACTGCAGAAGGAAAATGCCACTGTCCCACTGGCCATATTTTAG TGGAAAGAGATGTTAATGGAACGTTGTTGTCTCAAGCAActtgtaagctctgtgaggaaaGTGAAAACTCTTTTACAATAGCAAATGCTTTAGGAAACAG GTGTGTCCAATGTGAACCAACATTCATTAATACCAGCAGGTCCTGTGTGTGTTCAGAACCTAACATTTTA ACAGGAGGATTATGTTTCAGCAGCACAGGGAATTTCCCTCCACGTATGATTTCAGCTGCACGTTATGGAGATCTT GGCATGTCTTTCACTTCAGAATGGTTTGCAGAGTATTTGCAATCATCAGCAGCTGCTTGTTGG GTGTATGCCAATCTAACATCTTGCCAAGCTCTTGGAAATATGTGTGTGATGAATATGAATTCTTATGACTCTACCACTTTTGATGCATGTCGACTGTTTCAGTTTATCTTTGAAAATACTGCTGGACTGGGCACTGttcattctgtttcattttg GAGACAGAATCTTCCATGGCTGTTCTATGGAGACCAGCTAGGATTAGCACCTCAAGTACTCAGTACTACACCTCTTCCTACAAATTTCAGTTTTAAAGGGGAAAACCAG aATACAAAACTTAAGTTTGTTGCTGCTTCTTATGATGTAAAAGGAAATTTTCTCAAGTGGCAAACTTTAGAAGGAGGTGTTTTACAG CTTTGTCCAGACACAGAGACAAGATTAAATGCTGCTTATTCCTTTGGAACAACCTATCAGCAGAAT tgtGAGATTCCTATCTCTAAGATCTTAACTGACTTCCCCATGCCTACATTTTATGATGTGTACCTTGAATATACTGATGAAAATCAACACCAGTATATTTGGGCTGTGCCTGTGTTAAACTTAAATCTTCAgcacaataaaatatttgtgaaccaAG aCAGTAGCTCTGGCAAGTGGCTTCTGACTCGGCGCATTTTCTTAGTGGATGCACTAAGTGGAAGAGAAAATGACTTAGGAAGTCAGCCAAGATTAATTCGAGTTGCTACCCAAATATCACTGAG tatCCGCCTTGTACCCAacacaaaaaatggaaatatctaCCCTCCCTTAATTACCATTGCCTACAGTGACATTGATATCAAAGATCCCAACAGCCAGTCTGTGAAG gTTTCTTTCTCGGTCGCATATGAAATGGATCAAGGAGAAGCACATGTCCAGACAGAT attgctttgggtgtgtTGGGTGGACTAGCTGTTTTATTGTCTCTTTTGAAGACAGCAGGTTGGAAGAGACGCATTGGGAGTCCCATGATCGATTTACAG ACAGTTATGAAATTCTTGGTTTACTATGCTGGTGATCTGGCCAATGTTTTCTTTATCATCACTGTGGGAACAGGTCTTTACTGGCTTATTTTCTTCAAA GCACAgaagtctgtctctgttttgctACCAATGCCGGCTCAGGAAGAACGTTTTGTTACTTACGTGGGATGTGCCTTTGCTCTGAAG GCTCTGCAATTTTTGCATAAGCTCATCTCCCAGATTACCGTAGACATATTCTTTATTGATTGGGAGCGACCTAAAGGAAAGGTTCTTAAAGCTGTTGAAG GTGAGGGTGGTGTTCGGAGTGCTACCGTTCCAGTAAGCATATGGAGAACGTATTTTGTGGCAAATGAATGGAATGAAATTCAGACTGTGAGAAAAATTAACCCACTCTTTCAAGTACTTACTGTCCTCTTCCTTTTGGAG gTTGTGGGATTCAAGAACTTAGCATTAATGGACTCATCTTCTAGTCTTTCCAGAAGCCCACCTAGCTACATAGCTCCTTATAGCCGCATTTTGAGATATGCGGTGTCTACCGCTCTTTGGCTAGTCATTGGAATTATACAG ATTGTGTTCTTTGCTGTCTTTTATGAGAGATTTGTAGAAGATAAAATTCGACAGTTTGTTGATTTGTGCTGTATGAGCAAT ATATCAGTGTTTCTGTTATCCCACAGATGTTTTGGTTATTACATTCATGGCAGATCAGTACATGGGCATGCTGATACTAATATGGAAGAAATGAATATGAATCTTAAAAGAGAAGCG gAAAATTTGTGTAGCCAAAGAGGTTTGATACCCAATACAGATGGTCAAACTTTTCAAATTGCTATTTCTAGCCAAATGAGACAACAGTATGACAGAATCCATGAGACACTAACAAGG AAAAATGGCCCTGCTAGACTATTGAGTTCATCAGGAAGTACTTTTGAGCAGAGTATAAAAGCATATCATACTATGAATAAATTTCTTGGCTCTTTCATCGATCAT GTTCATAAGGAAATGGACtactttataaaagataaattgCTTCTTGAAAGAATTCTTGGAATGGAATTCATGGAACCAATGGAAAAAAGCATCTTTTACAATG
- the TMEM67 gene encoding meckelin isoform X3, whose protein sequence is MQVRVERDVNGTLLSQATCKLCEESENSFTIANALGNRCVQCEPTFINTSRSCVCSEPNILTGGLCFSSTGNFPPRMISAARYGDLGMSFTSEWFAEYLQSSAAACWVYANLTSCQALGNMCVMNMNSYDSTTFDACRLFQFIFENTAGLGTVHSVSFWRQNLPWLFYGDQLGLAPQVLSTTPLPTNFSFKGENQNTKLKFVAASYDVKGNFLKWQTLEGGVLQLCPDTETRLNAAYSFGTTYQQNCEIPISKILTDFPMPTFYDVYLEYTDENQHQYIWAVPVLNLNLQHNKIFVNQDSSSGKWLLTRRIFLVDALSGRENDLGSQPRLIRVATQISLSIRLVPNTKNGNIYPPLITIAYSDIDIKDPNSQSVKVSFSVAYEMDQGEAHVQTDIALGVLGGLAVLLSLLKTAGWKRRIGSPMIDLQTVMKFLVYYAGDLANVFFIITVGTGLYWLIFFKAQKSVSVLLPMPAQEERFVTYVGCAFALKALQFLHKLISQITVDIFFIDWERPKGKVLKAVEGEGGVRSATVPVSIWRTYFVANEWNEIQTVRKINPLFQVLTVLFLLEVVGFKNLALMDSSSSLSRSPPSYIAPYSRILRYAVSTALWLVIGIIQIVFFAVFYERFVEDKIRQFVDLCCMSNISVFLLSHRCFGYYIHGRSVHGHADTNMEEMNMNLKREAENLCSQRGLIPNTDGQTFQIAISSQMRQQYDRIHETLTRKNGPARLLSSSGSTFEQSIKAYHTMNKFLGSFIDHVHKEMDYFIKDKLLLERILGMEFMEPMEKSIFYNDESYSFSSVLYYGNEATLLIYDLMFFCVVDLACQNFILASFLTYLQQEVNLRIFSGFHLKEVC, encoded by the exons ATGCAGGTAAGAG TGGAAAGAGATGTTAATGGAACGTTGTTGTCTCAAGCAActtgtaagctctgtgaggaaaGTGAAAACTCTTTTACAATAGCAAATGCTTTAGGAAACAG GTGTGTCCAATGTGAACCAACATTCATTAATACCAGCAGGTCCTGTGTGTGTTCAGAACCTAACATTTTA ACAGGAGGATTATGTTTCAGCAGCACAGGGAATTTCCCTCCACGTATGATTTCAGCTGCACGTTATGGAGATCTT GGCATGTCTTTCACTTCAGAATGGTTTGCAGAGTATTTGCAATCATCAGCAGCTGCTTGTTGG GTGTATGCCAATCTAACATCTTGCCAAGCTCTTGGAAATATGTGTGTGATGAATATGAATTCTTATGACTCTACCACTTTTGATGCATGTCGACTGTTTCAGTTTATCTTTGAAAATACTGCTGGACTGGGCACTGttcattctgtttcattttg GAGACAGAATCTTCCATGGCTGTTCTATGGAGACCAGCTAGGATTAGCACCTCAAGTACTCAGTACTACACCTCTTCCTACAAATTTCAGTTTTAAAGGGGAAAACCAG aATACAAAACTTAAGTTTGTTGCTGCTTCTTATGATGTAAAAGGAAATTTTCTCAAGTGGCAAACTTTAGAAGGAGGTGTTTTACAG CTTTGTCCAGACACAGAGACAAGATTAAATGCTGCTTATTCCTTTGGAACAACCTATCAGCAGAAT tgtGAGATTCCTATCTCTAAGATCTTAACTGACTTCCCCATGCCTACATTTTATGATGTGTACCTTGAATATACTGATGAAAATCAACACCAGTATATTTGGGCTGTGCCTGTGTTAAACTTAAATCTTCAgcacaataaaatatttgtgaaccaAG aCAGTAGCTCTGGCAAGTGGCTTCTGACTCGGCGCATTTTCTTAGTGGATGCACTAAGTGGAAGAGAAAATGACTTAGGAAGTCAGCCAAGATTAATTCGAGTTGCTACCCAAATATCACTGAG tatCCGCCTTGTACCCAacacaaaaaatggaaatatctaCCCTCCCTTAATTACCATTGCCTACAGTGACATTGATATCAAAGATCCCAACAGCCAGTCTGTGAAG gTTTCTTTCTCGGTCGCATATGAAATGGATCAAGGAGAAGCACATGTCCAGACAGAT attgctttgggtgtgtTGGGTGGACTAGCTGTTTTATTGTCTCTTTTGAAGACAGCAGGTTGGAAGAGACGCATTGGGAGTCCCATGATCGATTTACAG ACAGTTATGAAATTCTTGGTTTACTATGCTGGTGATCTGGCCAATGTTTTCTTTATCATCACTGTGGGAACAGGTCTTTACTGGCTTATTTTCTTCAAA GCACAgaagtctgtctctgttttgctACCAATGCCGGCTCAGGAAGAACGTTTTGTTACTTACGTGGGATGTGCCTTTGCTCTGAAG GCTCTGCAATTTTTGCATAAGCTCATCTCCCAGATTACCGTAGACATATTCTTTATTGATTGGGAGCGACCTAAAGGAAAGGTTCTTAAAGCTGTTGAAG GTGAGGGTGGTGTTCGGAGTGCTACCGTTCCAGTAAGCATATGGAGAACGTATTTTGTGGCAAATGAATGGAATGAAATTCAGACTGTGAGAAAAATTAACCCACTCTTTCAAGTACTTACTGTCCTCTTCCTTTTGGAG gTTGTGGGATTCAAGAACTTAGCATTAATGGACTCATCTTCTAGTCTTTCCAGAAGCCCACCTAGCTACATAGCTCCTTATAGCCGCATTTTGAGATATGCGGTGTCTACCGCTCTTTGGCTAGTCATTGGAATTATACAG ATTGTGTTCTTTGCTGTCTTTTATGAGAGATTTGTAGAAGATAAAATTCGACAGTTTGTTGATTTGTGCTGTATGAGCAAT ATATCAGTGTTTCTGTTATCCCACAGATGTTTTGGTTATTACATTCATGGCAGATCAGTACATGGGCATGCTGATACTAATATGGAAGAAATGAATATGAATCTTAAAAGAGAAGCG gAAAATTTGTGTAGCCAAAGAGGTTTGATACCCAATACAGATGGTCAAACTTTTCAAATTGCTATTTCTAGCCAAATGAGACAACAGTATGACAGAATCCATGAGACACTAACAAGG AAAAATGGCCCTGCTAGACTATTGAGTTCATCAGGAAGTACTTTTGAGCAGAGTATAAAAGCATATCATACTATGAATAAATTTCTTGGCTCTTTCATCGATCAT GTTCATAAGGAAATGGACtactttataaaagataaattgCTTCTTGAAAGAATTCTTGGAATGGAATTCATGGAACCAATGGAAAAAAGCATCTTTTACAATG